The Streptomyces uncialis genomic interval GTCATCGCCTGCGACACCCCCGGCGGACTCAAGGAACGGGTCGCCGGGGAGGTACGCGTCGAGCTCGTCTGGCGGGAACGCGCGCCCCTGGACATCCCGGAGGTCGCCGCGCTGCGCTCCTCCGCGACCCTGCACGGCCGCCGCTGGGTGCTGCGTCTCGCCCCCGACGAGGCCCGTGCCGCGGTCGCCGCGGTGACCGGCGGCGCCGCGTTCGCCGCCCTCGACGACTTCACCCTCGCGACGCCCAGCCTGGAGGACGTCTATCTGGCGCTCGGCGGCAGCGACACCGCCGCAGAGGGCCTGGTGAAGCTGTGACCCGCCGATCCGCCCGTGCCCTGGCCCCCGGGCCGGGCCCGGCCCCGTACCGCGCCCGCCGACCGGGCGGCCGTACATGAGGCCGCCCACAGCGCCGTCCGTCCGGGCCACCATGGACGCCGTGCCGCACGTCGTCAGGAACAGGAGCCTCACCACGTGACTGTCGTACCCGCCGAGGTGCTGTCCGGCCGCCGGACCGCGCCGCCGCGTCCCGCGACCCGCTCGGCCCCCGCAGAGCTCGCGCCCCGCGCCCGGCTGCTGCCCTCGCTGGCCGCCGTCTACCGCGCCCAGCTCTCCCGGGCCCGGGTCGCCCGTATCCCGCTGCTGTTCGTCGCGACCTTCCAGTCCATCGGGATCATGGTCCTGATGCGGGGGGTCGTCGACGGGGGTGACGAGGCCCGCGCGGTCGTCGCCGGTTCCAGCGTCCTCGTCGTCGCGTTCGTCGCGCTGAACCTCCTCGCCCAGTACTTCGGACGGCTGCGCGCCGACGGCGGGCTCGACCACTACGCGACCCTGCCGGTGCCGCCCGCCGCCGTGGTCCTCGGCGCCGCCGCCGCGTACGCCTCCTTCACCGTGCCCGGCACCTTCGTCACCGCCGTCGCGGGCTGCTTCCTCTTCCAGCTCCCGCTCACCCATCTGTGGGTGCTGGCCGCCGTGGTCCCGCTCGCCGGGGCCGCCCTCGCCGGGCTCGGCGCCGCCCTCGGACTGCTCGCGCCGCGCCCCGAACTGGCCACCCTGCTCGGCCAGCTGGGCATGTCCGCGGCCCTGCTGCTCGGGGTGCTGCCGCCGGAGCGGCTGCCCTCGGCCGTCCAGTACGGCCGTGATCTGCTGCCGTCGACCTACGGGGTCGAGGCGTTCGCCCGGACCTTCGCGGCCGACCCCGACTGGGCCGTCGTCGGACTCCATCTCGCGGTCTGCGCGGTGGTCGGTGTGCTGTCCCTCGCGGTCGCCACCTGGGCCTACCGCCGGGCCGCCGTCCGATGACGCGGGATCCCCGCCGGACTGGCACGATGTCAGGGTGACCGCACCGCTGACTCCGCCGCCCCACCACCAGCCGCACTCAGTGGGGGGCTGGGGGACCCCGAGTTCCGGACCCCCTGTGGCGTACGGCCAGGACGAGGGTCCCGGGATACGCGCCGAACTGCGTGAGGCCGCCGTGATCATGGCGGCGGTCGCCGCCGCCGGGGCGCTGCTCGGGCTGCTCTGGCTGTGGCTCGCGCCGCGGGTGCCGCTCGTCGCGGACTCCGACGCGGTCTATCTGGGGGACACCGAGGGCGAACAGGCCATCGGGATCGACGGGACGTTCACCCTGCTGGCGGTCGGCTTCGGCGCGCTGAGCGCGCTGGTGGTGTTCCTGGTGCGCAGACGCGGCGGTATCCCGCTGGTCGCCGGACTCGCCGTCGGCGGACTGCTCGGGGCCCTGCTGGCCTGGCGGCTCGGGGTCTGGCTCGGTCCCGCGCAGGACGTGGTCGCCCATGCCAAGGAGGTCGGCAAGGGGGTCACCTTCGACGCGCCGCTGAAGCTGGAGGCCCGCGGGGCGCTGCTGGTGTGGCCCGTCACCGCGATGCTCGTCCATCTCTGTCTGACGGCGCTGTTCGGCCCCCGCGACCCGGACCCGTACGCCGATCTCCACGCCTACGGCCCGTACGGACCGCCGCCCGCCGACGGCTCCGGCCAGGGCCCCGGGTACCCGCCCGGCGGCTGGGGGCAGACCGCCCCGCCCGGTCCGCAGCCCGAGGACACGCCCCCGGCGGACCACCAGGACCGCTCGCCCCACGCCCCGCCGGAGGACCCCCGCCCGGGGCGCCCCTGACCCTCCGCTCCCGGCGGGAGGGGCCGGTCAGGGGCCCGGTGCCGCGTCCGTCACCGGCCGGGCTCCCGGGTGCTCGTCGGGGCGGCTCAGGCGGGCCGCCGTCCATGGTTGGCACGCCGTTTCCGGATACGCCACTTCCGCTTCCGCGTCCTCTTCGACATGTCCTCGGTACTTAACGCAAGGCGACCGGTCCGTCCAGGGTCCGCGCACGGCGGGTCCCGACCGCACTCCCGGTCCGCCCGGGTCAGCCCCGGCCGATGGGGGCCAGCGCCGCACCCGTCAGGGCCGCCAGATCCGCGGGGGCCAGTTCGACCTCCAGGCCCCGGCGGCCCGCCGAGACACAGATCGTGGGGTGCGCGCCGGCCGACGCGTCGAGGACGGTACGGAGCCGTTTGCGCTGGCCGAGGGGGGAGATCCCGCCCCGGACGTACCCGGTGACCCGCTCGGCCGCGACCGGATCGGCCATGGCGGCCTTCTTGCCGCCGACCGCCGAGGCGAGGGCCTTCAGATCGAGGGTCCCGGCGACCGGCACCACCGCCACCGTCAGCTCCCCGTCCACCTCCGCCACCAGGGTCTTGAACACCCGCTCCGGCGACACCCCCATCGCCTCGGCGGCCTCCTCGCCGTACGACGGATGGGCGGGGTCGTGTGCGTACGTGTGGACGGTGAACACGGTCCCCGCCGCCGTGAGCGCCACGGTCGCGGGGGTGCCGCCCGGCTGCTGCTTCCTGGACTTCTTCGCCATCGGGCCCTTCGCTTCGGCTCGGTGCTGGGTGCGTGACGGTGGCTGTGCGGTGCCGGGTACGTGGAGCTGAGTACGGGACGGCGGGTACGTGGTGCCGCGTCGCGCCGCTCGTCGTACGGCGGGCCGTGGCGCGACGCGGGGGAGGGTCAGTTCAGGCTGGTGGGGGAGCGGGTCAGGTCCACCGCGGGCAGCGACGGCAGATTGCGGATGATCGCGCTCTCCCCGCGCAGCAGCCGCAGTTCGTCACGGAGCCGGGACGCGGTGTCCGGGGCCTGGAGCAGCCGTTGCTTGGTGGGGGTGTCCAGGACCGCCGCGGCGGCGACCAGATAGGACACCACGGACGGCTCGTCGGGGAGGTCGGCCCCCGTCGAAAGGGACCGCTCCCGGGCCCCCGCCAGCCGTTTCTGATAGGCGCGGAACGCCCGCAGCACCCCTTCGGCGAGGGCGCCCGCCTCGTCGCCCGGTTCCTCCTCCAGTTCCTCCAGCTCGGCGGTCAGGAACGGTCCGGACGCGTCGACGGAGAGCAGCCGGACCCGGGTCGTGCCGGTGGCGAGCGCCTCGAACCCGCCGTCGGCGCGTTCCCGGACGGTCGCGGCGTCGGCGATGCAGCCCACCGAGTGGAACGCCTTCAGCGGGTCGTCGCCGAAGCCCGCGGTGGGTCCGCGCTCGGGTACCGCGGTCTGGTCGGGGAGCCCCTGCGCGCTGGGCGCGACCTCGTGGCCGTCGCGGATGGCGACGACGGCGAAGCGGCGGGGTTCCCCTTCGGGGATCTTGAGGAGATCGCGCATCAGGGCGCGATAGCGCTCCTCGAAGATGTTCAGGGGCAGGACGAGACCCGGGAACAGCACCGAGTTGAGCGGGAAGAGCGGCAGCCGGACGGTGGTCACGACGTACAAGCCTAGTGGCCGCCGGAGGCATCGCGTCCGCGCCGGCCGCGCAGCGGGGTCGACGCGGCCACCTCGATCCGTACACCGTCGCGCAGTTCGAGGAACTGGCCGAGCGGATCGTCGGAGAAACGGTCCCAGGGGAACGAGGTCGCGTACGGGCCGGTCCGCTCCAGCTGGACCAGTGCCTCGGGCCAGCGTTCCAGCCGGACGAGCACACAGACCAGGACGTTGCGCACCTCGGCGGGCCAGGGGTCGGCGACGGCGTACCGGCCGGACAGGGCGGCCGCGAGGTCGGCGGCGGAGTCCAGCCGGGCCCGGGGGACGGGACCGGGCGCGCCGGGCCCCGTGGACGCCGTGAGATGCCCGAGCGCGGCCCGTAGGGGGAGCGCCTGGACGAGGGAGTCCGGCAGGGCGTCCTGCGCGGCGCGTTCGGCGAAGTCGAAGCACTGGTCGTGCGACCGGCCGCCCGCGGTGGCGAGGAAGCGCAGCGCGGCCACATGGCAGCCGTAGTGGTGCGGGGAGCGGCGGACGGCCTCGCCCCACAGCGCCTCGAAGCGGGCGGGCGGCGCCCCGGTGCCCCGGGCCTGGTCGAGGGCGACCCGCCAGGGCACGGGGTCGCGGGGGTCGCCCTGGGCGGCGGCGGTGACGAGCGGTGTCGCGGCGCCCAGCTGTTCGGCGCGGGCGGGGGCGGCCCAGCCCCGGGCGACGGCCTGTTCGGCGCGCAGCAGCAGCATGTCCGGATCGTCCGGTTCGGTCCGCCGCCAGTGCTCGAACCACTCGGGCCGTGAGCACGCGAAGGTGGCGAGCCGCATGACGTACCGGTCGCGGTTCTCCCACTCCGCGCGCTCCCGGGTCAGGGCCAGGAGTTTCGCGGCGGGCTCGTACTCGCCGCGTCCGGCGGCCACCAGCGCGGGGCCGAGCCGATCGTCGGGAGCGTCGAGGAGGACCTCCTCGTCGGCGGGCAGTCCCGCGGCGAGCGAAGCGGTGTGTCGGGCCATCCGGGCGGTACGGATGAGGGCACGCAGCAGAGCCATGGTCCAAACCATTGAAAACCGCAGGTCGGGGCCGCGCCAGGGCTGCGGGGTGACGGTGTCGTAACCGCCCCGGGGTTGCCTCCCGCTTGGTCAAGTCCCGGCAAAACCGGAGCGGGGGCGGGGTGCGGGCCGTGTGCGGATTACGTGCGGACCGGGCATCCGGCGGACTTCGGCCAGGCATCGGCCGGGTGCGGTCGTACCCGTGGCGGGCGGCGGCGGGTACGTGCGGCCCGGCCCGGGGCGCCCCGCCGGGGCGCCCCGTTCGGCCCCGGTCTCCAGCCCCGCCGCAGCCCGTCTCCAGCCCCGCCGCGGCCCGGGTACGGCCCGCCTCGGCCCCGGTGCGCCCCGTACCCGCCTCGGCCCCCGGTGCGGCCTGTCTCAGCCCCGGTGCAGCAACCGGGTGGCGCCCGCCGCGACCGCCGTGGCCAGGACCCAGCCCAGCATGATCATCGCGGTGGCCAGCCACTGCCACACCCCGGACAACCGCCAGTGACCGTCCTGGCCGAGGTCCATCACCGGGATCAGCAGATCGAGGGCGAAGATCGAGGCGCTCCACTCCGGGTGCTCGCCCGGCTTCAGGGGCTGCGGCTCGGCCCGGGAGAACGCCACCGTGCAGGCGCCCCACAGCACCGCCATCCACACCGCGGCCCGGCCCGGACGGTATCCGTACGCCACCGTCCAGTCCTGCGCGTAGCCCCAGAGCTTCGCCCCGACCGGCAGGGTCTCGCGCCGCCGCCGCTGCTTGGCGAGCAGCACCCGGCGGGCCTCGGCGTCCTCCCCGCTGTCCCGCAGGACCGCCGCGAGCCG includes:
- a CDS encoding ABC transporter permease, with the protein product MTVVPAEVLSGRRTAPPRPATRSAPAELAPRARLLPSLAAVYRAQLSRARVARIPLLFVATFQSIGIMVLMRGVVDGGDEARAVVAGSSVLVVAFVALNLLAQYFGRLRADGGLDHYATLPVPPAAVVLGAAAAYASFTVPGTFVTAVAGCFLFQLPLTHLWVLAAVVPLAGAALAGLGAALGLLAPRPELATLLGQLGMSAALLLGVLPPERLPSAVQYGRDLLPSTYGVEAFARTFAADPDWAVVGLHLAVCAVVGVLSLAVATWAYRRAAVR
- the ybaK gene encoding Cys-tRNA(Pro) deacylase, whose translation is MAKKSRKQQPGGTPATVALTAAGTVFTVHTYAHDPAHPSYGEEAAEAMGVSPERVFKTLVAEVDGELTVAVVPVAGTLDLKALASAVGGKKAAMADPVAAERVTGYVRGGISPLGQRKRLRTVLDASAGAHPTICVSAGRRGLEVELAPADLAALTGAALAPIGRG
- a CDS encoding LON peptidase substrate-binding domain-containing protein, whose product is MTTVRLPLFPLNSVLFPGLVLPLNIFEERYRALMRDLLKIPEGEPRRFAVVAIRDGHEVAPSAQGLPDQTAVPERGPTAGFGDDPLKAFHSVGCIADAATVRERADGGFEALATGTTRVRLLSVDASGPFLTAELEELEEEPGDEAGALAEGVLRAFRAYQKRLAGARERSLSTGADLPDEPSVVSYLVAAAAVLDTPTKQRLLQAPDTASRLRDELRLLRGESAIIRNLPSLPAVDLTRSPTSLN